The Clostridioides difficile genome has a segment encoding these proteins:
- a CDS encoding helix-turn-helix domain-containing protein, with product MNQHSEVESFGNLLKTILKEKSISMGELSKKSGIDKSTISRIANDKQKPNINHLEKFAIHLNVNLEELLKASGYEFKNSNTKQIFNIDSDFSNFDDVLGFANLINDKSFNGNIEKELSKCELYVQTDEGKKLLFDNFNKKIDSIEKQGQFTDRLRDMYAEFCTGKLGIKKYLLIGSMLLYFVISTDVIPDFVFPIGFMDDLVALNMVTKLLRKDK from the coding sequence ATGAATCAACATAGTGAGGTTGAGAGTTTTGGTAATCTATTGAAGACGATATTAAAAGAAAAATCAATATCAATGGGAGAATTGAGCAAAAAAAGTGGAATTGATAAATCTACTATATCTCGTATAGCAAACGATAAACAAAAACCAAATATAAATCACCTAGAAAAGTTTGCAATACACTTAAATGTAAACTTAGAAGAACTATTAAAAGCATCAGGATATGAATTTAAAAACAGTAATACTAAACAAATTTTTAATATAGATAGCGATTTTAGTAACTTTGATGATGTACTTGGATTTGCAAACTTAATTAATGATAAAAGTTTCAACGGAAATATTGAGAAAGAGTTAAGTAAATGTGAATTATATGTCCAAACAGATGAAGGGAAAAAATTACTTTTTGATAATTTTAATAAAAAAATAGATTCTATAGAAAAACAAGGACAATTTACAGATAGACTGAGAGACATGTATGCTGAATTTTGTACAGGAAAATTAGGAATAAAAAAATATTTGTTGATTGGAAGTATGCTGCTTTACTTTGTTATATCAACAGATGTTATTCCAGATTTTGTATTTCCAATAGGGTTTATGGATGACTTAGTAGCACTAAATATGGTTACAAAACTACTTAGAAAAGATAAGTAG